From a single Toxoplasma gondii ME49 chromosome II, whole genome shotgun sequence genomic region:
- a CDS encoding SPRY domain-containing protein (encoded by transcript TGME49_221450), producing MQPNTVPPHPIFSNPSSSSLYSSASYPPCAPSAYSSSLSPCFYPPAASPSSSAACTSYSPSPSSFASSSAYPRSSSPSCPSLSVRTSSLRSPPSASVSFASAALAAPPQGSASGSSGGRETQRRAKAESKEASSLPANRRSPSSLSPVSSVSALRDEGSKPRPPSPRQRGRKNSALATASSLPRHAALKRPRSEEDREKEREGSSVAAPLPALGPSPHRQTLPFFSLQQHPHDQHARHGTYGIIARGVCEREKSEDAGNKRGRQNKTPQLRDDRPFVCFSWRYRDAFLTLSTDRLVVTGHKGWSSAFATHCSEKDKWYFEVEVLPCETQNLRFIGYSQESLPPLKAHWRVGWACRYQTYDVPIGGNLHSFALCGACNETPMLATGGLKRRLAGEASCRDLPLLKEGDIIGCFLTLHEPRWWLPDPRKDPKLHEFLQAGILCSPDAQPPCVVNEGAWIEFSVNGERLGRVFEGMIGNGVYHPAVSLYMGAKLRLNPGPNFSFPPPPSEGFQPCSEMRRPHIP from the exons ATGCAGCCAAACACTGTTCCTCCCCACCCTATCTTCTCGaatccttcttcctcttctctttatTCGTCTGCTTCTTATCCGCCTTGCGCGCCGAGCGCGtactcttcctctctctctccttgctttTACcctcctgctgcttctccgtcttcttctgctgcttgtACGTCTtattctccgtctccttcgtcctttgcttcttcctccgcgtatcctcggtcttcttctccttcatgcccttctctttctgttcggacttcgtctctccgctctcctccctctgcctctgtctcctttgcttctGCCGCACTGGCAGCGCCCCCACAAGGATCTGCCTCTGGCTCTTCTGGCGGccgagagacacagcgacGAGCGAAGGCCGAAAGCAAAGaagcttcctctctccccgcaAATCGCCGTTCGCCCTCAtcgctctcgcctgtctcttccgtctctgctctccggGATGAGGGAAGCAAGCCGCGACCGCCGTcgccgcgacagagaggccgaAAGAACTCTGCTCTCGCAACCGCCTCTTCACTGCCCAGACACGCTGCCCTCAAGCGGCctcgcagcgaagaagaccgagaaaaagagagagaaggatcTTCCGTTGCTGCTCCGCTGCCTGCTCTCGGTCCGTCTCCCCACAGACAGACTctcccgttcttctctcttcagcaaCATCCTCACGACCAACATGCAAGACATGGAACCTACGGCATCATCGCTCGAGGCGtctgcgaaagagagaaaagcgaagatgCAGGAAACAAACGTGGAAGACAAAACAAAACTCCACAACTCCGAG aCGACCGCCcattcgtctgcttctcctggcGCTACCGCGATGCCTTTCTGACTCTCTCCACAGATCGCCTCGTCGTCACTGGCCACAAA GGATGGAGCAGCGCCTTCGCGACGCACTGctcagagaaagacaaatgGTACTTCGAGGTCGAGGTTCTGCCATGTGAGACACAGAATCTGCGTTTCATTGGTTACTCCCAGGAgagccttcctcctctgaaGGCGCACTGGAG AGTTGGCTGGGCATGTCGCTACCAGACGTACGACGTTCCGATTGGAGGCAATTTGCACTCGTTTGCGCTCtgcggcgcatgcaacgaaacGCCGATGCTCGCGACAGGCGGTCTGAAGAGACGCCTCGCCGGCGAAGCCTCCTGCCGCGACCTGCCTCTGCTCA aggaaggcgacatCATCGGCTGCTTCTTGACGCTCCACGAGCCGCGCTGGTGGCTGCCCGATCCTCGCAAGGATCCGAAACTCCACGAATTTCTCCAGG CGGGGATCCTCTGCAGTCCAGACGCTCAGCCTCCGTGCGTCGTCAATGAGGGCGCGTGGATTGAATTTTCTGTCAACGGAGAAAG GTTGGGACGCGTCTTCGAAGGCATGATTGGCAACGGCGTTTATCATCCAGCTGTTTCGCTCTACATGGGGGCGAAGCTTCGTCTTAATCCAG GCCCAAACTTCTCCTTTCCACCTCCGCCATCTGAGGGATTCCAGCCATGCAGCGAAATGCGCCGACCTCACATCCCCTGA